The Puntigrus tetrazona isolate hp1 chromosome 3, ASM1883169v1, whole genome shotgun sequence nucleotide sequence GTCAATCTGTAAAAAAATCCCACCTGTCTAACGTCCTCTGCGCTGTACGACAGAAGTCTGCTAGTGTGTCCACAGGTACAAGAAGTCCTTATCTGTTGTGCATGATAGTAAAACGGAGTTCATTGTTAGCCGGTGGGCTGTTTGCGCGCGTTAATACCTGCGGCGCTTTAATGTTAATGCGTGCAGATTAGCTACTTGAGGATTTGTTTACAGTGACTTGAAACTCTCCCAGCTGAAGGAGCGTTTCcaaatctgtcatttaaaaCAGCGTTgagtttttgctttgttttaattgcattaattttatAATGCGTTCCGCTTAATCCAACCTAgtacaaataaagatttaaCGCTGACGCAGGGCAATGTTTAATGCATGCCTGCTTTTGCGAGCGCTGTGACATGCCTTATCTGTTTTTCAGAGGCTCACTTCGTCATGGCATTGAGGAGTGCTGGTCGTCTGCTTGTGAACAGCCAGAGATGTGTCCTCTTTACAGCTTCCAGGTCACAGAAAACTGCTGCGGCCTCTCCACTGGGTCAGAGCAACAGCACATCTAGATATACAATGATATAATGTCGCTCATACACCTCTTCAGGCCTGTATAAAGTTATTTCTCAGTGGAACATGACCATGTCTTCTCAAGCTTGAAATTATTTTTTCGTTAAACATAACTGATACAGTCTTTTGCAGTTATATAAGGCTTCTGAAGAAGAGATCAATACTGACgtctttattattacatataataatatgcaaattattacataGCGTGATAAAAAAGTACCCTATCGTTAGAGCGAGTAAATGATCTATTTAAATGTGAACTGATTTTTATGTCAAGTTTTTCCACATGCGTAACATTGTAAAGATGCACAGGTGTGTCATTCCGTTATTCTATCAGATGCCAAGAAGTCTGGTGAAACGAAGCAGGCCAAAACGCGTACGTTTAAACAATTTGCAGTTTTACTCATGCTCTAATCCGGCGAAGATCTGGCTGTTGCTAACTGTTTATAACACGTCACGTACTCTTCAGCTAAAGTGCAGTTCAACTGGCGTGATGCTTTGGAGCTGGAAGGTCTGCTGACGGAGGAGGAGGTCATGATTCGAGACTCCTTTCGCACCTACTGCCAGGAGAAACTCATGCCACGCATCCTGATGGCCAACAGAAATGAAGGTGCGTTTACGTTTACACCACATGGACAGTTTATAGTTTACAATAGGACTTCTAAAACGGGCTACGGTGTGTGTGTAGGGTGCTTTGTTTCCCTTAACCCAACTGTCTCTTGTTCTCCACTAGTGTTTCACCGTGAGATTGTGTCAGAGATGGGAGAACTTGGTGTTTTGGGACCCACAATTAAAGGTACACACAATATATCAGTTATCTATGGAGGAGGTCTGCATGGTTAGTTGAAATAACATCAGAATACGTGACTTAATACAATATGCACTGCGTATATTAAGAGTAAAGCGCGACATTATGGTTATTTacacaaaattagtttttccAGCACCTCAGTTCAGAGTAAATGCACGCTACACACAAAAATCTCTGCAATGCTCTGTGTTTGGGACACTTTGGGTCTTTTCACTGTATCGCGCAACTTTGTATTAGAAATATTACCTATGCATAGCTGCTAGCTTGTCTTAAACATCTATACAGTATGAGTAAGTCTTTCACTGGCACACACGTCTCTATCAAGGTTACGGCTGCGCCGGCACAAGTTACGTGGCGTACGGTCTCATCGCCCGTGAGGTGGAGCGAGTGGACAGCGGCTATCGCTCGGTCATGAGCGTGCAGTCCTCGCTGGTCATGCACCCCATCAACGCTTACGGCACcgaggagcagaaggagaaataCCTGCCCAGATTGGGTGAGACCGCTAAATCCATAGCCATACATTCaggaaatgtgcaaaaaaatcgTTATGGTTTGTATTCTTTATGTTGGGCTTCAGGTATTGTTCAAGAAGATTCACCCGCTGTTGTCTGTGTGTTGTGCAGCGCGAGGAGAGATGCTAGGTTGTTTCGGACTGACAGAACCAAATCACGGCAGTGACCCGGGCAGCATGGAGACCAGGGCCAAGTACAACCCGTCCAGTCGCACCTTCACCCTCACCGGCTCCAAAACTTGGTAGGTTCAGCACAGCGCTTGTATAACGCACAAGCTTTATGACAACTGTATAAACTAGTTCACAAATGCATGGATGAATTCAAGTCAACATCTGCACAACATAAGGAGGTCAGTAACGTTCTCTGGCATCTCCAAACTGTGTCCACACGGTGGCGCCATGAGCATTTAAAGACTGCATTCACTAGACAATAGACGGTTGTGGCCACTGTGATGTATGTTTGTAAGTTTGCATCACCCTGTTTCTCTCGACAAAACGTAAGTAGAATTTCCCATTTACTTTTGGATTGCTGCAAAATATCGATTTTGAGTAGATTTGTTGATCATGATGATAATCTCAAATACAGCtataatgaatttaaatttataataataacggACTACAAATGAACAACAGTTGCATGACTTCAGTGTCACCAACATTAAGCTTCGGACAGCTCTTTTAAGTCTTTATCTCATGAACATTTTCCCtgaaagtttttgttaaaattgaGTTATAAACGCAGCACGGCTACAGACTAGTAGGGACCTTTTTAGGATGAGTAAAAGcgtaaaaaaattacaacagaatatatattttatgtcgTAGAGTAACATGAAAAatcttgtgtttgtgttaaCCAATATTTCAGGTATATAACCAACAACCCACTGACTTCAAGACAACAACATAACAATAAGTgctaaaatgctcattttaggTTTCAGGACTCATTCTTGAGGCATTCTATAGGTTTTGTAAAAAGAGTAGTCGACATAAACTCGCCTTCATCTTTCTCACAGGATAACCAACTCACCAGTGGCTGACGTCTGTGTGGTTTGGGCCAAATGCGAGGACGGGAAGGTACGTGGCTTCATCTTGGAGCGTGGCATGAAAGGTCTGTCCACTCCTAAGATCGAAGGCAAGTTCTCGCTGCGGGCTTCGGCCACCGGCATGATCATCATGGACGAGGTGGAAGTGCCAGAGGAAAACCTGCTGCCCAAAGTCTCAGGACTGGCGGTGAGTGAGAGAAAAACTGCATGAGACACCATTTGAGAAACACCGGCTCTGGGTTCATTGGTTTTATTACTAGCAGgcattcaaataaaagcaatgcTAGATAATAAAGTCTTGCAGCAATAGTAATTATCACtaaaaagtactttttcaaATGCAGCTGACCTGTGAAATTTGGTGGTGGTGTGAACAATCTTTGTTTGGTCAGCTGTGGTTCAGTATGGTCCATACAAAAATGGACGATGACCAACAATTAAGTATAGTGTTTTACAAGTGACCTGTTGGCCAGACTGCAGTCGAGTACTCTGTTGATCTGAAGTATTAATCTTCATatgttttgtactgtatttttgtgcGTTGTCATTTAAACCCAATATATATTGCTCAGGCCAATgcagttttttcttcttaataCTAATATACTCTTCCTCGTGTCCCAGGGTCCGTTCGGGTGTCTGAATAATGCTCGCTATGGCATTGCTTGGGGAGCTCTGGGAGCCGCGGAGTTTTGTTTCCACGCCGCACGACAGTACACACTGGACAGGTCAGAACACATCTGTTATCTAATGAACATAAGGCGAAAAGTGTGGAAGAATTTCAATGCAATGATGTTAATGTAAATTCGCTTGCTTCCTTGTTTATTGCTTGCCAAGATTGGCTGTCCTCGTGGTTTTTTATGGTTCTTGCAGATGTTGTTACATTTAGCATAATTTGTGATGTTCCCATTAGAATCCAGTTTGGAGTTCCTCTAGCCAGAAACCAGCTGATCCAGAAGAAAATGGCAGACATGTTAACCGAGATCACCATTGGCCTGCAGTCCTGTCTTCAACTGGGCCGACTAATAGATGAGAAAAAGTGAGGTTCATCTTTATGCTGCTGCAGTTTGGACTGGATTCATTCAATTTGATAGTTTTCACCTGACATCACACCCTTATAGGAACATTAAGTAGTAAAATGCAGATATTAAAAGGTGAAATTCAGTAAACACCTTATTGATGATGTATATTCTGTGCTGGGAGCAAAATGAAGCCAGAATATAAATGCAACATGCTAAGTTTAACATTAAGTGGTCTCCCATAGAAAAACGCTTTAAGGAAAACACTGAACCATTAAGCAGATTGCGTTCATATTTCGGCCTCATCTGCTTTCCTATGCAGACTATTCATCATTTATACAGAGTTTAcagaatgttttaatattactattttaaatatattaaggcACTTTTAGTGTTTCAACAGTTTTGTCACACTGCAGGGTGCTTAATATGGATTACAAGTTGCCATATTTTGTTCACATACcttcattttatagttttaggggtgatctaaatatttgcGGTGCTGAACCAGATGAAAAACTGCTCCAGTTCTTTGGATGTTTTGCCCTCCagatcacgtgactgaaaactaTTAATTAATGCCTACCACGGGGTCATTGAAACTTTATCTATTATagttatctgtatttttaaaaatgtgatttaatatgGGAAccatgtttaaatgaataaaaataaaataataatctttactCTCTGAACTATATTGACAGAGCGGCTCCAGAGATGATCTCTATGCTGAAGAGGAACTCCTGCGGTAAAGCCCTGGATATCGCTAGACAGGCCCGAGACATGCTGGGAGGAAACGGCATCGCCGACGAGTATCACATCATTCGTCATGTCATGAACCTGGAATCCGTCAATACTTATGAAGGTCAGAGAGACTGAAGGAGACGTGAATAAAGTAATCAGATCAggattttcagagaaaaaacaaTGCTTCAAACCTCCTAGTCCTGGTCACTACAGGAGTTTTGTAAGGCTCTGAGCCTTTAAGAAAGtaattacaaaagattttttttgtgaaggacGTCTGCAAGTTCAGTTTTTCCCTTGCCATTATTTTAgaagataaattaaatgaatgcattatatCTTCATTTTACACAACACAGAGGAGAAACTCATAGGgctattttaagaataaattaaaattcaattcaaataaaacatttgatggGGCCTTTTtcttaaattgatattaaatttagtttcttgattatttttttttttattattttattttattatttttttgcttttttattaaaaatttattttaaaaagtctaaaaatgtaaaaataataaaatgaaaaatctagaaaaaaaaagcaaaaaatctaGAGGAAACACTGAGGTTGCATCAGagcatttttcatattatttgatATTCTTTTACTACACAAAACCTGCATGCAGGCTAATAGGTTTTTCCCATGATCTacagcagtggttcccaacctttttttaactcacagcccacacaaccaaacacatatgtttcacACCCTgcaaaaaattgaaaaaaatttaaatgtatgcagcaaaaatatgttacatagcctaaatcgtgggttgtttttaaacgaatcaacgacctggaatagtgaacgcatagtaacagtttattattatttttgttatttaattaattatgatatttaattattactacacatttttacgatatcaatattattatttctattgataataactggcccCCTGCATcccgttgcggcccactgggggcCGCGGCCCAGCCACTGATCTACAGGTTACTGAACATTGATTATCGTGTTCTTTTGTAGGGACCCATGATATCCACGCCCTGATCCTGGGCAGAGCCATCACTGGACTGCAGTCCTTCACGGTGGACAAATGAGCTGCTGTCAGACATCATGTCCCCTGACTGCTACTGCCTTTGACCTGCAGCCCATATAGTCCCTTGAACGCTTTTAGAGTTTGCATTATTTACCATTACAACTGACTTGAAATTGTCGATACAATATCCTCTGAATCTGGTAGTAGTATTTTAATTAACGTGTCATTTTGAATGTCTGTACTTTATGTAGCCTTCGTCAGAGATCTATTTTTGTATTCTCTATTTGAAATCAAAACACTTTGAATGGACGTTTGACTGCAGGTTTTTAAGTAGATTTGTAAAGAAATGCACCAAGGATCGCAGAGATGAAGAGTGCATGTTGTGGTTTGTACATTGATGTATCATAGAAAAATTTCAAAGTGCTGAACAAAATTGTTTACTGCAGGtgaataaaagattaaatattatagtGTTTGCGCAGTGGTTTTCATTACACAGATTGCACCGAGGGTCTCTAGGGTCTGTTACCTAATCCTAATTTTATAATAGTGCTGTATCTTGCTATCTGTATCTATTTAGAGCAGCTCATTTGTACTAAGAAAGCCATAAAGAGAATTGGCGACAGATTAAATGAGTTTTCAATAACTAATGCTGTGGGGAAAAAGCCTTAATCCTACAAAGCTCAAACCCTAGTTATTGAAACATAAATAATGCGGTTACCCAAACCACATTTGCCTGGGTTTAGAAGGAATGATAGTGAAACATGTAATCCAccaaaaactgattttactttaaatacatgtcaccaaattagcatattgaTGTGCATTTGAACTTTCTTTAACATACTACTGTAAATGTTTGAACAGCTCCCCCTTAAATTCAAGTTGTAAGTTAAATTAAACGTTAATCTGATGTCTGTGTGAACCACAAGTCATTAGTGTGCTCCGTCACAGTTTGATTGGTTTGGTAGTGCATCTACTGCTCTGTGCTGTGCTGCAGGCCTTTATTGATGGCGGCTAGGGTTTGACTGGCTCCCTGTAGCTCCATACTCATCCGACTGCTTCTCTCCAGCACCTCCGACAGCTCAGCGATGCTGGCCTCCATGCCCTGACTGTACTGCTCATAATACTCAAACATCTGCTCCTTCACCTGTTGACACATCTCACTCACCTGCACACACAAAGCAATAGAAAATCTACCCCGACCAAGGTGTAGGACTTCTGAAAGGTGGACTGGAGTCACGTGAACTATTGTGatggttttatcagctgttcggactcgCATTCTGACGGCAATACATTAGTGAGAAAGGGGCGTCCTGCTAAATTTTCCCAATTCTGTTTTGATGACGAAACAaagtcatctacatcttggatggcctgaagaAAAGGTCAATTTTGACCAGTGTTCAGTTTGGACGAATGACTCCTTTGAATGTCTAATTGTACAGTGTTTTCATCgcatacattattatattttaggcCAGCTGTTGCATATTTAAATCACATAgcctaattatttattaacaataactttttactttttttttcattgtctgTGAAATTTCACTGGTTTCCATTTTCCATTAAGGAGAGTTGACCGAGAGAgcgaaagcagaaaaaaatacaagctaccctaaaaaatagatattctggtctattatatttagatattatgtTGGTGTTATTTCAGACAACTGCTAAATtacttactaaataaaaataaaaaaactattttattcaaGCACTAATGTGTGTTTTTCCCATCTTTATCTGTTTCTCTGCATCTGTTGTAGTGTTGAGTACCTTTTTAATGAGCTTTTCCTCAAAGCTGTTCATCACATGCTGGTCCATGGCTCGCCTCTCGTTGATTCTCTCAATAAGGTCCTGTGCTTTCTTCCCAACCACTTCTATCCGTGAACTTATGGGCGCCATCACGGCAGCTTCTTCCATTGTACTGATGCCCAGCGAACTTCTAGTCGAGGTTTTTGAGACTTCAATACCCGAGTCCTCGCTGttacaggttaaaaaaaaagggtaaaacatcggtaaacatatttaacaaataGCAAACAAGCAATAATCGTTTTTGTTCACCTTTGTTGTTCATTACTGTCATCCAGGCTAACAAATAACAGTGTTTCATCTGTTGAATTGAAACCATCATCTGGCACctgcattaaaagtaaattaatctTAGCAGCAATAATAGACTATAATCTATTTGACAATTTTAGTCTAAAATCATACCTTTGCTGATGAGTGGTGATGATGACCAGCTTTGGGTGTTGACTGCAAGGCCATAGAGCCTAAATTtccaaagaataaaataatatatgaaacatTACCATGACATATACAAGTAAATATacgaattaacattttaattaatcattcaaaaacCGACTGTTAGTCATTATAACATCTTGCGCTGAGTTCATGATTGCACTTTGTGCTCCAAAGTACGTCAAAATAAACAATTCGTGTATATCATAGCACATGTAATTGATATGATACCTAAATAATGCCTAATTTACGACAAACTTACAGTTTTACCCTTCGCGTTCAAATTAGCATGTTCAATTCTAGCATGTTTTTGTATCTAACCGTTAGCCGGTTGCTTAGCAAATCTGAATCTGACCTAAACTTACTCTAATTATTGTGTCTCCGTCGAGTAATGTGTCTGTGGGGTTCTTGTGAACCGTATTagtaacaaaataacaaatgagGGGAAGTTTTGTTCGCTTTTATCGGAG carries:
- the syce2 gene encoding synaptonemal complex central element protein 2 isoform X2: MALQSTPKAGHHHHSSAKVPDDGFNSTDETLLFVSLDDSNEQQSEDSGIEVSKTSTRSSLGISTMEEAAVMAPISSRIEVVGKKAQDLIERINERRAMDQHVMNSFEEKLIKKVSEMCQQVKEQMFEYYEQYSQGMEASIAELSEVLERSSRMSMELQGASQTLAAINKGLQHSTEQ
- the gcdhb gene encoding glutaryl-CoA dehydrogenase b isoform X1, which translates into the protein MALRSAGRLLVNSQRCVLFTASRSQKTAAASPLDAQVCHSVILSDAKKSGETKQAKTPKVQFNWRDALELEGLLTEEEVMIRDSFRTYCQEKLMPRILMANRNEVFHREIVSEMGELGVLGPTIKGYGCAGTSYVAYGLIAREVERVDSGYRSVMSVQSSLVMHPINAYGTEEQKEKYLPRLARGEMLGCFGLTEPNHGSDPGSMETRAKYNPSSRTFTLTGSKTWITNSPVADVCVVWAKCEDGKVRGFILERGMKGLSTPKIEGKFSLRASATGMIIMDEVEVPEENLLPKVSGLAGPFGCLNNARYGIAWGALGAAEFCFHAARQYTLDRIQFGVPLARNQLIQKKMADMLTEITIGLQSCLQLGRLIDEKKAAPEMISMLKRNSCGKALDIARQARDMLGGNGIADEYHIIRHVMNLESVNTYEGTHDIHALILGRAITGLQSFTVDK
- the syce2 gene encoding synaptonemal complex central element protein 2 isoform X1, producing MGQRQSRGQTGSMALQSTPKAGHHHHSSAKVPDDGFNSTDETLLFVSLDDSNEQQSEDSGIEVSKTSTRSSLGISTMEEAAVMAPISSRIEVVGKKAQDLIERINERRAMDQHVMNSFEEKLIKKVSEMCQQVKEQMFEYYEQYSQGMEASIAELSEVLERSSRMSMELQGASQTLAAINKGLQHSTEQ
- the gcdhb gene encoding glutaryl-CoA dehydrogenase b isoform X3, with the protein product MALRSAGRLLVNSQRCVLFTASRSQKTAAASPLDAQVCHSVILSDAKKSGETKQAKTPKVQFNWRDALELEGLLTEEEVMIRDSFRTYCQEKLMPRILMANRNEVFHREIVSEMGELGVLGPTIKGYGCAGTSYVAYGLIAREVERVDSGYRSVMSVQSSLVMHPINAYGTEEQKEKYLPRLARGEMLGCFGLTEPNHGSDPGSMETRAKYNPSSRTFTLTGSKTWITNSPVADVCVVWAKCEDGKVRGFILERGMKGLSTPKIEGKFSLRASATGMIIMDEVEVPEENLLPKVSGLAGPFGCLNNARYGIAWGALGAAEFCFHAARQYTLDRIQFGVPLARNQLIQKKMADMLTEITIGLQSCLQLGRLIDEKNFRGDLNICGAEPDEKLLQFFGCFALQIT
- the gcdhb gene encoding glutaryl-CoA dehydrogenase b isoform X2, giving the protein MALRSAGRLLVNSQRCVLFTASRSQKTAAASPLDAKKSGETKQAKTPKVQFNWRDALELEGLLTEEEVMIRDSFRTYCQEKLMPRILMANRNEVFHREIVSEMGELGVLGPTIKGYGCAGTSYVAYGLIAREVERVDSGYRSVMSVQSSLVMHPINAYGTEEQKEKYLPRLARGEMLGCFGLTEPNHGSDPGSMETRAKYNPSSRTFTLTGSKTWITNSPVADVCVVWAKCEDGKVRGFILERGMKGLSTPKIEGKFSLRASATGMIIMDEVEVPEENLLPKVSGLAGPFGCLNNARYGIAWGALGAAEFCFHAARQYTLDRIQFGVPLARNQLIQKKMADMLTEITIGLQSCLQLGRLIDEKKAAPEMISMLKRNSCGKALDIARQARDMLGGNGIADEYHIIRHVMNLESVNTYEGTHDIHALILGRAITGLQSFTVDK